From Lysinibacillus sp. SGAir0095, the proteins below share one genomic window:
- a CDS encoding IS1182 family transposase, which yields MMSKNQINERDQIEMITIEQLVPQNHLVRKLESAIDFSFIYPLVEPLYSTLGRPSVDPVVLIKMTFVQYVFGIRSMRQTIKEIETNMAYRWFLGFGFHSEIPHFSTFGKNYERRFQDTDIFEQIFYRILKEIADKGLLSADHVFIDSTHVKASANKRKFEKKIVRKETRAYEAKLQEELNQDRIDHGKKPFPPDKFEKEEVKEIKQSTTDPESGYYVKDERTKQFAYSFHAAADRYGFILGSIVTPGNVHDSHMLQPLVEKIMDKVKKPLAVAADAAYKTPAITKFLFDQEIQPALPYTRPKTKDGFLRKHDYVYDEYYDCYLCPEGQVLKYSTTTKEGKRQYKSNPSQCATCPLLTQCTNSKDHRKIIERHIWAEYVEEADHLRHQNETKQIYARRKETIERVFADAKEKHGMRWTTLRGIKKLSMQAMLTFAAMNLKKLANWTWQAPEMV from the coding sequence ATGATGTCGAAAAATCAAATAAATGAACGGGATCAAATTGAGATGATTACAATTGAACAACTTGTACCACAGAATCATCTTGTCAGAAAGCTTGAGTCAGCTATTGATTTTTCTTTCATCTATCCACTGGTAGAACCACTGTATTCTACCCTAGGTAGACCTAGTGTAGATCCAGTTGTATTAATTAAAATGACATTTGTGCAATATGTATTTGGAATTCGTTCAATGCGTCAGACAATAAAAGAAATTGAAACCAATATGGCATATCGCTGGTTTTTAGGGTTTGGCTTTCATTCAGAAATCCCGCACTTTTCTACCTTCGGTAAAAATTATGAACGTCGATTCCAAGATACTGATATCTTTGAACAGATTTTCTATCGTATTCTTAAAGAAATTGCAGATAAGGGATTACTAAGTGCTGACCATGTCTTCATCGATTCAACTCATGTAAAAGCCAGTGCGAATAAACGTAAATTCGAAAAGAAGATTGTCCGTAAAGAGACTCGTGCATATGAAGCCAAACTTCAAGAAGAATTGAATCAAGATCGTATCGATCACGGGAAGAAGCCATTTCCACCTGATAAATTTGAAAAAGAAGAAGTGAAGGAAATTAAGCAAAGTACGACAGATCCTGAAAGTGGATACTATGTAAAAGATGAAAGAACCAAACAGTTTGCTTATTCATTCCATGCTGCAGCTGATCGGTATGGATTTATACTTGGATCGATTGTGACACCTGGGAATGTTCATGATAGTCATATGCTTCAGCCACTTGTTGAAAAGATTATGGATAAAGTGAAGAAGCCACTTGCTGTTGCTGCCGATGCTGCTTATAAAACTCCTGCGATTACTAAATTCTTATTTGACCAAGAGATTCAACCTGCACTCCCTTATACACGTCCAAAAACGAAGGATGGATTTTTACGGAAACACGATTATGTATATGACGAGTACTATGATTGCTACCTTTGTCCGGAAGGGCAAGTTCTTAAATATTCGACTACCACTAAAGAAGGTAAACGCCAGTACAAATCAAACCCTTCTCAATGTGCAACCTGTCCTTTGCTTACTCAATGTACGAATAGTAAAGATCACCGGAAAATCATTGAGCGTCATATTTGGGCAGAATATGTAGAGGAAGCGGATCATCTTCGTCATCAAAACGAGACCAAACAAATATATGCGAGACGTAAAGAGACGATTGAACGTGTCTTTGCGGATGCGAAAGAGAAGCATGGTATGCGCTGGACAACCCTACGAGGGATTAAAAAATTGTCCATGCAGGCGATGCTTACTTTTGCTGCCATGAATTTAAAGAAGCTTGCCAATTGGACATGGCAAGCTCCAGAAATGGTCTAA
- a CDS encoding YpmS family protein has protein sequence MNKWKVAFFTLTGAIILFITIIFYLATSPSEDVQIDGKNVTVDPTDSVLLVEATADDIEKIALRYLESELANSPLPLDIVVDKTIKLNSELTAFGVTVPFAMEFDPIVTEEGNIQLKQNSVNVGKINLEPVTVLKLMNDAVDFPEWIVVRPNDEEVYVDLSEVKVMDGAKVRAKEIDLENNRILLEVIVPNK, from the coding sequence ATGAATAAATGGAAAGTCGCCTTTTTTACTTTAACAGGTGCCATTATACTCTTTATTACAATTATTTTTTATTTGGCGACTTCTCCTTCGGAAGATGTTCAAATTGATGGGAAAAACGTTACTGTTGATCCAACGGATAGTGTACTACTGGTAGAAGCAACAGCTGACGATATCGAAAAAATTGCTTTGAGATATTTAGAAAGCGAACTAGCAAACAGCCCACTCCCGCTCGATATCGTGGTTGATAAAACAATAAAATTGAATAGTGAACTGACAGCTTTTGGCGTTACGGTTCCATTTGCAATGGAATTTGACCCGATTGTAACGGAGGAAGGAAATATTCAGTTGAAGCAAAATTCCGTTAATGTTGGTAAAATTAATTTAGAGCCCGTCACAGTGTTGAAATTAATGAATGATGCCGTTGATTTCCCGGAGTGGATTGTTGTCAGACCAAATGATGAAGAAGTCTATGTTGATTTATCTGAAGTAAAGGTCATGGACGGTGCAAAGGTGAGGGCAAAGGAGATTGACTTAGAAAATAATCGAATTCTTTTAGAGGTTATTGTACCAAACAAATAG
- a CDS encoding endospore germination permease — protein MQSIVKVLVPRQLLLLLIISTGLLNHVILLPSLLSVAGRDSWVSVVISYPVSIIFILLIYYILKNSPPEGFFSLLKKRLGKSFSTFLSIPLILYLFISAYVTIRDILIWLNAYFLSEYSILVITILLCISCCMVTMVGLKNMSITCGLLLPIVMILGILISIINTTHKDPSQLFPIFSSGFSPIVKGGVYVLSSLLEVYIIILFRPFVQEQIKFKHLMILITILTGLIFGPLTAALMEFGLTEAVNFRYPAYEQWRILGIGDYISHLDFFALFQWLSGALIRVGLHMYLLCTFFTSTKQNYRLNLKVVFGVYIVFFALMMVNVQSHIFLEMVYNIYFPICFLFFSLQIIFSALYLFVIKKRVEQHD, from the coding sequence ATGCAAAGTATAGTTAAAGTTTTAGTACCCAGACAGCTACTCTTATTGCTAATTATTTCTACGGGATTACTCAACCATGTTATTCTTCTACCGAGTTTACTTAGTGTGGCAGGAAGGGATAGTTGGGTAAGTGTCGTTATCAGTTATCCCGTTTCAATAATATTTATATTGTTAATTTATTATATTTTAAAAAATAGTCCTCCAGAGGGATTTTTTTCTTTGTTAAAAAAACGTTTGGGGAAGAGTTTTTCGACTTTTTTGTCAATTCCGCTAATATTATATTTATTCATTAGCGCTTATGTAACAATTCGAGACATTTTGATTTGGTTAAATGCCTATTTTCTTTCTGAGTATTCGATTTTAGTAATTACTATTCTTTTATGTATTTCGTGCTGCATGGTTACCATGGTGGGACTCAAAAATATGTCGATAACATGTGGTTTATTATTGCCAATTGTAATGATATTGGGAATTTTAATCTCCATAATAAATACAACACATAAAGATCCGAGTCAATTGTTTCCTATATTCTCAAGTGGATTTTCTCCAATAGTAAAAGGAGGGGTGTATGTATTATCATCACTTCTTGAAGTCTATATAATTATTTTGTTTCGGCCATTTGTTCAGGAACAAATTAAATTTAAACATTTAATGATTCTCATTACCATTTTAACAGGTCTTATATTTGGTCCATTGACAGCCGCATTAATGGAATTTGGATTAACTGAAGCCGTAAATTTTCGTTATCCTGCTTATGAGCAGTGGCGTATATTAGGTATAGGGGACTATATTTCTCATCTGGATTTTTTTGCATTATTTCAATGGTTAAGTGGCGCTTTGATACGAGTAGGGCTGCATATGTATCTGCTGTGTACATTCTTTACCTCTACAAAACAAAACTATCGTTTAAATCTTAAAGTAGTTTTCGGTGTATACATCGTATTTTTTGCTTTAATGATGGTTAATGTTCAATCTCATATTTTTTTGGAAATGGTTTATAACATCTATTTCCCGATATGCTTCTTATTTTTTTCTCTACAAATAATTTTTTCTGCACTATATTTATTTGTAATTAAGAAACGAGTTGAACAACATGACTAA
- a CDS encoding spore germination protein, which translates to MTNPTSSNNNVKEKILRLKSQFKLSQDFLYKEHKIESDSFEFMYFESLVDEQYLDKEILPKLNNGENQPIYQKFPSIFNAENVSMNQVEVLSDLLFDGCIIFHIDNLLFSLQMGDFPKRIPEESALESSIRGPQDGFVEDIKTNISLIRRRLNTSSLCLEKYTIGKRSKTKVVLMYIDDIIDPNVLNEIQQRLKKVELDILVSIRELEAMVQDRPYSIVPTMSYTGRPDFLIQGLNQGRFALLVDGNPTVAFAPIGLLLETKSPEDSYLSYFFVSMERVLRLFGTLITIYLPGTWVAFSSYNIDQIPYLLVATISVSRLGIPLSTPLEMFIMLFLFELFNEAGVRLPKAVGQSITVLGGLIIGDAAIRAGLTSPSLLVIVSVTYIASFTVVNPSLSSAFTFIRFFIVVLATFFGLFGVIIGFILTTLYTSTLTSFGTPYLASLAPISLKESLKSIFMVPRRKNKSRTSTTNPKDSTRSKDE; encoded by the coding sequence ATGACTAATCCCACTAGTTCAAATAATAATGTAAAGGAAAAAATACTTAGATTAAAGAGCCAGTTTAAGTTAAGTCAGGATTTTCTTTATAAAGAACATAAAATCGAATCTGACTCATTTGAATTTATGTATTTTGAAAGTTTAGTTGATGAACAGTATCTAGACAAGGAAATCTTGCCTAAGCTAAATAATGGAGAAAATCAACCTATCTATCAGAAATTTCCTTCCATCTTTAACGCAGAAAATGTAAGTATGAATCAAGTTGAGGTACTTTCAGACTTGCTTTTTGACGGATGTATTATATTTCATATAGACAATCTGCTTTTTAGTCTTCAAATGGGGGATTTTCCGAAACGTATACCTGAAGAGTCCGCTCTGGAATCCTCTATAAGAGGACCTCAAGACGGCTTTGTTGAAGATATAAAAACAAATATTTCTTTAATTAGGAGAAGACTTAATACTTCCTCTTTATGTCTAGAAAAATATACGATTGGAAAAAGAAGTAAAACAAAGGTTGTTTTAATGTACATTGATGATATTATAGACCCAAACGTCCTGAATGAGATACAGCAACGTCTCAAGAAGGTTGAACTAGATATCCTTGTAAGTATTCGCGAGCTGGAGGCTATGGTTCAAGATAGACCATACTCAATAGTTCCAACTATGTCCTATACTGGACGTCCAGATTTTTTAATTCAGGGCCTCAATCAAGGTAGATTTGCTCTTTTGGTTGATGGGAATCCGACGGTTGCTTTTGCACCTATAGGTTTATTGTTGGAAACAAAATCACCTGAAGATTCATATCTTAGCTATTTTTTCGTATCTATGGAACGGGTTTTACGACTTTTTGGAACTTTAATTACAATTTATTTACCAGGCACATGGGTTGCGTTTTCATCTTACAATATTGATCAAATTCCTTATTTACTTGTAGCTACGATTTCTGTTTCCCGTTTAGGTATACCGTTATCTACCCCTCTAGAAATGTTTATCATGCTTTTTCTATTTGAACTATTTAATGAAGCGGGAGTTCGATTACCTAAGGCTGTTGGGCAAAGTATTACAGTATTAGGTGGATTAATTATAGGAGATGCAGCAATTAGAGCGGGTCTTACATCACCATCTTTGTTAGTAATAGTATCTGTTACTTATATCGCTTCTTTTACTGTAGTTAACCCGTCGCTAAGTTCTGCTTTCACATTTATTAGATTTTTTATCGTCGTATTAGCGACATTTTTTGGGTTATTCGGTGTGATTATAGGGTTTATTTTAACAACTTTATATACTTCCACTTTAACTTCTTTTGGTACACCCTATTTAGCTTCGTTAGCTCCGATAAGTTTAAAAGAAAGTCTAAAGTCCATTTTTATGGTCCCACGTCGTAAAAACAAGTCAAGAACTAGTACAACAAACCCGAAAGATTCAACAAGGAGCAAAGATGAATGA
- the msrA gene encoding peptide-methionine (S)-S-oxide reductase MsrA, with the protein MSKQIATFAGGCFWCMVKPFDEQPGIEDVISGYTGGQVENPTYQQVCSETTGHLEAVQITFDSDVYPYEKLVETYWTLIDPTDAGGQFYDRGESYTTAIFYHNDEQKKIAEESKMRLEQSEKFKKPIAVKILPAKAFYPAEEYHQQYYKKNPMHYERYQIGSGRAAFIQQHWGR; encoded by the coding sequence ATGAGTAAGCAAATCGCGACATTCGCTGGCGGTTGTTTTTGGTGTATGGTTAAACCATTTGATGAACAACCAGGTATTGAAGATGTGATTTCAGGCTACACAGGTGGACAAGTTGAAAATCCTACCTATCAACAGGTATGTTCTGAAACAACTGGTCATCTAGAAGCAGTACAAATTACTTTCGATTCGGATGTTTACCCATATGAAAAATTAGTGGAGACATATTGGACTCTAATTGATCCAACAGATGCCGGTGGTCAATTTTATGATCGCGGAGAATCTTATACCACTGCTATTTTCTATCATAATGATGAACAAAAAAAGATTGCTGAAGAGTCAAAGATGCGTCTTGAACAATCGGAAAAGTTTAAAAAACCTATAGCTGTAAAGATTCTACCTGCGAAAGCGTTTTATCCAGCAGAAGAATATCATCAACAGTATTATAAGAAAAATCCAATGCACTATGAACGCTATCAAATTGGTTCAGGAAGAGCGGCTTTTATTCAACAACATTGGGGGAGATAG
- a CDS encoding DegV family protein, translating to MGRIHIVTDSTCDLTKDELMEHDIKVVPLTIQIDGKTYIDGQDVEPESFLDLMKNSKELPKSSQPAPGKFKELYDELGSNGDQIISIHMTGGMSGTVDSARQAAEMSDADVTVFDSRYIAVGLAIQIREAIKLRDAGATVEQIIARLEEVRKNTRLFVVVDKLDNLIKGGRIGKGTGMIGSLLNIKPIATLDDGSYTPVAKVRSHKQVISYLFKQFQEDVEGKTVKAVGISHADGLTTLGNPLIELIKSTGFNDVEVKFTSPIISTHTGAGAIGFIYFAE from the coding sequence TTGGGACGAATTCATATTGTTACAGATTCAACTTGTGATTTAACAAAAGACGAACTAATGGAACATGACATTAAAGTCGTACCTTTAACAATTCAAATTGATGGAAAAACATATATTGATGGTCAGGATGTTGAACCGGAATCGTTTTTAGACTTAATGAAAAATTCAAAGGAATTACCAAAAAGTTCTCAGCCAGCTCCGGGAAAATTTAAAGAACTTTATGATGAACTAGGTAGTAATGGCGATCAGATTATTTCCATTCATATGACCGGTGGGATGAGTGGAACAGTTGATTCGGCAAGACAAGCAGCAGAAATGAGTGATGCAGACGTAACAGTTTTTGACTCACGCTATATCGCAGTTGGACTTGCTATTCAAATTCGTGAAGCAATTAAACTACGTGATGCTGGTGCAACAGTAGAACAAATAATTGCGCGTCTTGAAGAAGTAAGAAAAAACACAAGATTATTTGTAGTAGTAGATAAATTAGATAATCTGATCAAGGGTGGCCGTATTGGAAAAGGGACTGGAATGATTGGTTCCTTATTAAATATTAAACCGATTGCAACGCTTGATGACGGATCTTATACACCAGTTGCAAAGGTGAGAAGTCACAAACAAGTTATAAGTTATTTATTTAAACAGTTTCAAGAGGATGTTGAAGGGAAGACAGTTAAAGCTGTAGGAATTTCTCACGCAGACGGATTAACAACGCTAGGTAATCCGCTAATTGAACTAATTAAATCCACTGGCTTCAATGATGTCGAAGTTAAATTTACTTCGCCGATTATTAGTACCCATACAGGTGCCGGGGCAATCGGGTTTATCTATTTTGCTGAATAA
- a CDS encoding Ger(x)C family spore germination protein yields the protein MKHFTLILLIILSTFFLSSCSGLKNIQDITYIVAIGMDYNQEKDEYTVYLQALNFSNVAKQESTRPTDKVPVFVGKATGESLNIAVSKLYSKTEPYLFFGHVNALVLSQEIVTHRNIEVVEEIGRNRSLRSTIQVVSTKDNIEDIFRVEALFNYPTLYTILFKNYASEVARDEIRPITLMEFLKSYYEPMGVAKMPSVKIDDTHWTSDGKYPSLYFDGYEIFQNRKHMSHLPFHDAIFLNWLLDNRVVLNRKIEKGDELLATVEFLNPKLKFHYTKGTEYPEFTIDLSVNVNLLEELAEVKIEELTKLIEDDIKEDIQGLYQKGIEHKMDILNVGENWYRKKPGKYRELKNSYAFYLDENSLQHVNVSVNIFHFNSYKYDAEKSEELE from the coding sequence ATGAAACATTTCACTCTTATTCTTCTAATAATTTTAAGTACCTTCTTTTTATCGAGTTGTAGTGGGTTGAAAAATATTCAAGACATCACTTATATAGTAGCTATAGGAATGGATTATAATCAGGAAAAAGATGAATATACAGTTTACCTTCAAGCACTGAATTTTTCGAATGTTGCCAAGCAAGAAAGTACAAGACCTACTGACAAAGTGCCTGTCTTTGTAGGGAAAGCTACTGGCGAATCTTTGAATATAGCAGTAAGTAAACTTTATAGTAAGACGGAGCCATATTTATTTTTTGGTCATGTAAATGCACTTGTTCTTAGTCAAGAAATTGTCACTCATCGAAATATTGAAGTTGTTGAAGAAATTGGTAGGAATCGTTCTCTACGCTCTACTATTCAAGTAGTGTCCACTAAAGATAATATAGAAGATATTTTTAGAGTGGAGGCTTTATTTAACTATCCAACGCTTTATACAATTCTTTTCAAAAATTATGCTTCTGAGGTTGCAAGAGATGAGATAAGACCAATAACATTAATGGAGTTTTTAAAATCTTACTATGAACCAATGGGTGTAGCCAAAATGCCTTCAGTAAAAATTGATGACACACATTGGACCTCTGATGGAAAATATCCTTCACTTTACTTTGATGGCTATGAAATTTTCCAAAATCGAAAACATATGAGCCATCTTCCGTTTCATGATGCAATATTCCTTAATTGGTTGCTAGATAATAGGGTTGTACTGAATCGAAAAATAGAAAAGGGAGATGAGTTATTAGCCACTGTAGAATTCCTAAATCCAAAGCTTAAGTTTCATTATACGAAAGGAACTGAGTATCCGGAGTTTACAATAGATCTGTCCGTCAATGTCAATTTATTGGAAGAACTCGCTGAGGTGAAAATAGAGGAATTAACCAAACTAATTGAAGATGACATAAAAGAAGACATCCAAGGTCTTTACCAAAAAGGAATAGAACATAAAATGGATATATTAAATGTTGGTGAAAATTGGTATAGAAAAAAACCCGGGAAATACCGTGAACTAAAAAATTCTTACGCATTTTATTTAGATGAGAACTCATTACAGCATGTGAACGTTAGTGTAAATATTTTTCACTTTAATAGCTATAAATATGATGCGGAGAAATCTGAAGAATTGGAATAG
- a CDS encoding GDSL-type esterase/lipase family protein produces MKLVKEKQENDLAMHAIKIESIEVSEAIEATDSEEEIAERAEKEQKETESVHPVEDSKESFDEELTLTTAFQESIEEQLLNELQLVPPEEIKADTSKLYYLALGDSLTRGIGDEEQKNGYTKRLVEKIVQSTDVSEVILDNRGKRGRRSDQLLDLVKKGHYDYELKNAELITLTIGGNDIMKVVKKDLFELKREVFDKELEEFKKRYNQILAEIRVENPEVPIIVVGLYNPFSVITDEITEFESIITEWNDTIETTSSKYQNACFVDIQDLFDENANLVYHSDFFHPNGYGYTIMTERIISMMKACHIEDSTSGLIFSD; encoded by the coding sequence ATGAAATTAGTTAAAGAAAAACAAGAAAATGATTTAGCCATGCACGCTATAAAAATCGAATCCATTGAAGTCAGCGAAGCTATTGAAGCTACAGATTCCGAAGAAGAAATTGCAGAAAGAGCAGAGAAAGAACAGAAAGAAACTGAATCAGTACATCCAGTAGAAGATTCAAAAGAATCATTTGATGAAGAACTGACATTAACTACAGCATTCCAAGAATCGATTGAAGAGCAATTATTGAACGAATTGCAGTTGGTCCCACCGGAAGAAATAAAAGCGGATACATCCAAATTATACTATTTAGCACTTGGAGACTCATTAACTAGAGGTATTGGCGATGAGGAGCAAAAAAATGGGTATACTAAAAGATTAGTGGAGAAAATCGTTCAATCGACGGATGTTTCAGAAGTCATCTTAGATAATAGAGGGAAACGAGGTCGTAGAAGTGACCAGTTATTGGATCTCGTAAAAAAAGGTCACTACGATTATGAATTGAAAAATGCAGAACTAATTACCCTTACTATCGGTGGAAATGATATTATGAAAGTAGTTAAAAAAGATTTATTTGAACTGAAAAGGGAAGTTTTTGATAAAGAATTAGAAGAATTTAAAAAACGCTATAACCAGATTTTAGCAGAAATTCGTGTAGAAAACCCAGAAGTGCCAATAATTGTCGTTGGTTTGTATAATCCTTTTTCAGTAATAACAGATGAGATTACTGAATTCGAATCTATTATCACGGAATGGAATGATACAATAGAAACAACTTCTAGTAAATATCAAAATGCATGCTTTGTGGACATCCAAGATTTGTTCGATGAGAACGCAAATTTGGTCTATCATTCAGATTTCTTCCATCCGAATGGTTATGGGTATACAATTATGACAGAACGAATTATATCCATGATGAAAGCGTGTCACATAGAAGATTCTACTAGCGGGTTAATCTTTTCTGATTAA
- a CDS encoding hemolysin III family protein, which yields MKNNEAFDYKNWKEELWNAITHGIGLFISIPTCVLLIILAVQKGSAVQIVSYSVFGASLVLLFLMSTLLHSMPEKYKRFFSILDHSSIYILIAGSYTPFLLIAIDGVLGIVLLCIIWSIAVFGVVFKCLFIHKFETFSLILYIVMGWLIIFAIKPIYQFLQFDGFTVLLAGGLLFTFGSIFYAWRKLPYNHAIWHLFVIGGCACLVICVAVYL from the coding sequence ATGAAAAATAACGAAGCATTTGACTATAAAAATTGGAAAGAAGAATTATGGAATGCCATTACCCATGGAATTGGCTTATTTATAAGTATTCCCACTTGTGTCCTTCTAATCATTCTGGCTGTTCAAAAAGGAAGTGCGGTCCAAATCGTTTCTTATTCCGTTTTTGGCGCCTCACTTGTGCTTTTATTTTTAATGTCGACATTACTACACAGTATGCCCGAAAAATACAAAAGATTTTTCTCTATATTAGACCATTCTTCCATCTACATACTTATTGCCGGTAGCTATACACCATTCTTGCTAATTGCCATAGACGGTGTACTTGGAATCGTTCTACTTTGCATCATTTGGTCAATTGCCGTATTTGGGGTTGTCTTTAAATGTCTATTCATTCATAAATTTGAAACATTTTCACTGATTCTTTATATTGTCATGGGATGGTTAATTATCTTCGCTATAAAACCCATTTATCAATTTTTACAATTCGATGGATTTACCGTCTTGCTAGCTGGAGGATTATTATTTACCTTCGGATCAATCTTCTATGCATGGAGAAAGCTGCCATACAATCATGCAATTTGGCATTTATTCGTTATTGGAGGATGTGCTTGTTTAGTGATTTGTGTGGCAGTTTACTTGTAA
- the msrB gene encoding peptide-methionine (R)-S-oxide reductase MsrB, with the protein MTKEERLKQLTEMQYYVTQKQGTEPPYQNEYDQHFDEGIYVDIVSGMPLFSSKDKFDAGCGWPSFAKPVEAEEVTEHFDTSHGMRRVEVRSKTADSHLGHVFPDGPRELGGLRYCINSASLRFVPKDKLEEEGYGEYLQLFK; encoded by the coding sequence ATGACAAAGGAAGAAAGATTAAAGCAATTAACGGAAATGCAATATTATGTAACACAAAAACAAGGTACTGAGCCGCCATACCAAAATGAATACGACCAGCATTTTGATGAAGGCATCTATGTAGATATCGTATCTGGTATGCCTTTATTCAGTTCAAAAGATAAATTTGACGCTGGTTGTGGATGGCCAAGCTTTGCAAAACCTGTTGAAGCAGAAGAAGTAACAGAGCATTTTGATACTTCCCATGGGATGAGAAGAGTGGAAGTAAGAAGTAAAACGGCAGATTCACATTTAGGACATGTATTCCCAGATGGTCCTCGTGAATTAGGTGGTTTGCGCTATTGTATTAACTCGGCTTCACTTCGCTTTGTACCAAAAGATAAATTAGAAGAAGAAGGCTACGGAGAGTATTTACAATTATTTAAGTAA